From Cannabis sativa cultivar Pink pepper isolate KNU-18-1 chromosome 8, ASM2916894v1, whole genome shotgun sequence, a single genomic window includes:
- the LOC115699458 gene encoding G-type lectin S-receptor-like serine/threonine-protein kinase At4g03230: MDTNSNPILKLAFFLSLILNIHSLYGADSISTNDILSGQSTIISASSVFEMGFFRPGSAQDYYLGIWRLKDTSRRSVWVANREIPVSLASELRITDGNLVLYNELKLPVWSTNLSSSNTTTRSVQAVLLDSGNLVINDKSSSSSIPLWQSFEFPSHAWLPGAKLGYNKTSDTRKILTSWKSLEDPSPGLFSAQLDHTNNSVFIQWNRSKNYWTSGPWDGNLFSGIPEMNRNAENYYFTFVSNENESYITYTMTNTSTLINHFEIDVSGQLTQVNWRSDNGWTVFWSVPSQRCEVYRACGAYANCDSNEESLTPCQCLMGFEPNSPKDWELKDYSGGCYRKTRLQCGVSNNNTTVDRFLEMTDMSLPENMHSEEASNLDECESNCLRNCSCSGFSYGSLGCSIITGDILNLKQLVSGDSRQRTIHIRLANSEFRMRKEFQRWKLYALLFGVIALVMFITFIACFIYLRRRKRAAIKQELGSLIDPNHFKDDEKEGIQVPFVALANILAATDNFSEANKLGQGGFGPVYKGKFPGDQEIAIKRLSSGSGQGSEEFKNEVLLIAKLQHRNLVRLLGYCAERNEQILIYEYMPNKSLDSFLFDENLRGLLNWEIRFNIIMGITRGLLYLHHDSRLRIIHRDLKISNVLLDEHMNPKISDFGLAKIFGGKQTQGSTNRVVGTYGYMSPEYALEGLFSTKSDIFSFGVVTLEIITGQRNSKSYRLEEAVGLIGYVWEMWNKNKAFELIDSASKEKFNEDEFMRCVRVGLLCVQDDPNDRPTMSNVMLMLGSETASLPSPRQPTFIVKRSISSNPNNLSHSSSSNNLLTDTLYQGR; this comes from the exons ATGGATACGAATTCCAACCCAATTCTGAAACTCGCTTTCTTCCTATCCCTAATTCTCAATATCCATTCCTTGTATGGTGCTGATTCCATCTCTACAAATGATATACTCTCTGGTCAATCTACCATTATCTCTGCAAGCAGTGTATTTGAAATGGGATTCTTTCGACCAGGTTCAGCTCAAGACTATTATTTAGGCATATGGCGCTTGAAAGATACTTCTCGTAGGTCAGTTTGGGTGGCAAACAGAGAGATACCAGTCTCACTTGCGTCAGAGCTAAGAATCACAGATGGAAATTTGGTTCTCTATAATGAGTTAAAGCTACCAGTTTGGTCCACGAATTTGAGCTCCAGTAATACTACCACACGTTCTGTACAAGCGGTACTTTTAGATTCCGGAAATTTAGTTATAAACGACAAATCTAGTAGTTCATCAATACCATTGTGGCAAAGTTTTGAGTTTCCTAGTCATGCATGGCTACCTGGAGCCAAATTAGGGTACAACAAAACAAGCGACACTAGGAAGATTCTAACTTCATGGAAAAGCTTGGAGGACCCTTCCCCAGGGCTGTTCTCTGCTCAGCTAGATCATACTAACAACTCTGTTTTTATTCAGTGGAATAGGAGTAAGAACTACTGGACCAGTGGTCCTTGGGATGGAAATCTCTTTAGCGGGATTCCTGAGATGAACCGCAATGCAGAAAACTACTATTTCACCTTTGTATCAAACGAAAATGAAAGCTACATCACCTACACCATGACAAACACTTCAACATTGATAAATCATTTTGAGATTGATGTTTCAGGGCAGCTTACACAGGTGAATTGGCGGTCTGATAATGGTTGGACTGTGTTTTGGTCGGTTCCAAGCCAACGATGTGAAGTTTATAGAGCTTGTGGGGCATATGCCAATTGTGATAGTAATGAGGAATCCTTGACCCCTTGTCAATGTTTGATGGGGTTTGAGCCGAATTCGCCGAAAGATTGGGAATTGAAGGATTACTCAGGTGGTTGCTATAGAAAAACAAGGTTGCAGTGTGGGGttagtaataataatactaCTGTGGATAGATTTCTGGAAATGACAGATATGTCCTTGCCTGAAAATATGCATTCTGAAGAAGCTAGTAATCTGGATGAATGCGAATCAAATTGCTTGAGAAACTGCTCTTGCTCTGGCTTTTCCTATGGAAGTTTGGGCTGTTCAATTATTACGGGTGATATCTTAAATCTGAAGCAGCTAGTATCTGGAGATAGCAGACAAAGGACTATCCATATTCGGTTAGCGAATTCTGAGTTTCGAATGCGTAAGGAATTTCAAAGATGGAAGCTTTATGCTCTCTTGTTTGGGGTAATAGCTTTAGTCATGTTCATCACTTTTATTGCTTGTTTCATTTATTTACGGAGAAGGAAAAGAGCAGCCATCAAACAAG AATTAGGTAGCTTGATAGATCCAAACCATTTCAAAGACGATGAAAAGGAAGGCATACAAGTCCCGTTTGTTGCTTTGGCAAACATACTAGCTGCTACAGATAACTTTTCAGAAGCTAACAAACTTGGACAAGGAGGGTTTGGCCCTGTCTATAAG GGTAAATTTCCAGGTGACCAAGAAATAGCTATAAAGAGGCTTTCGAGTGGTTCTGGACAAGGGTCAGAGGAATTCAAGAATGAGGTACTATTGATTGCCAAACTCCAGCATCGTAATCTTGTTAGACTTTTGGGCTATTGTGCCGAAAGAAATGAACAAATACTAATCTATGAGTACATGCCCAACAAGAGCTTAGATTCATTCTTATTTG ATGAAAACTTACGTGGGTTGCTGAATTGGGAAATACGCTTTAATATCATCATGGGAATTACTCGAGGACTTCTCTACCTTCACCACGATTCAAGGTTAAGGATTATCCATAGAGACTTGAAGATAAGTAATGTTCTGCTCGATGAACATATGAATCCTAAAATTTCCGATTTTGGCTTAGCAAAGATTTTTGGAGGAAAACAAACTCAAGGAAGCACAAACAGAGTCGTTGGTACCTA TGGTTACATGTCACCAGAGTATGCACTAGAGGGGTTATTCTCAACTAAATCAGACATTTTCAGTTTTGGGGTCGTCACATTAGAAATTATTACAGGACAAAGAAACTCGAAATCTTATCGATTAGAAGAAGCTGTTGGCCTTATAGGCTAT GTATGGGAAATGTGGAACAAAAACAAGGCCTTTGAACTAatagattcagcatcaaaggagaAGTTCAATGAAGATGAGTTCATGAGGTGTGTAAGAGTGGGACTATTGTGCGTACAAGATGACCCAAATGATCGTCCCACTATGTCAAATGTGATGTTGATGCTTGGAAGTGAAACTGCAAGTCTTCCAAGTCCTCGACAACCAACATTTATTGTGAAAAGATCTATATCTAGTAACCCTAATAATCTTTCTCATTCATCATCATCAaataacttgttgacagatacTTTGTACCAAGGTCGGTAA